The Chloroflexota bacterium DNA window TGCCTGGGCTTCGTTTTGCAGCAAATCAGGGATCGGCCCTTCGTAGACAACCGTGATACGTGAACGTGTAGGATCCATAACCGCAGCATTCAGTGCCGCGGCCAGACCACCCTCTGCTTCGAGTTCGTCGTTATCGCCCGCAACGTGAGCAACATCAAAGGTCAGGATGAGATTTTCGCTGTCGTATTCGATGCTATCGCCGATCACAGCGCCCGAAATCCGTAAATCGCGGTCGGAAACTTCGTCGGCCCGGGCGACTAATTCATCGATAGTGAGGAAATACTGCGCGCTGGCCTGTGTCGATGACACGATGAGGTAAATCACCGCGGCAACAATCATGGCCCCACCCATGATGAATTTCATACGGTTGCGTGAACCGGTTTGTGTAATATTTGTTTCTTCCATTAAATGCTCCCTTTATTTCTAAATATAGACTGACCATCCACCCGACAGTTTTAATCACGAATGATAACGAATACCCAAAGGGCACATGTGCCACAAATTACACGAATTTTCGTTTTAAAAAATAAAAAACATCGTTCTATTCGTGTAACTCGCCAAATTCGTACCCACGTGTGCCCTTTAGGGTATTCGTGATAAATTTGGCGCAAGGCTTTAAAAGTGTCAGGTATCTAGTAAACTGACTAACCGAAATATTCCAATTTAAATGCTGCGGCGCGATTATTTGTTTCGTGCGTCTACAAGCGTATATTTTGTCACAATGAGATTAATAGAAGGTGAGTAAGGCTGTAATATCACATGAGAGCGTTCCAAATTTCACCGTCTCATCCCATTATCGACTATAATTATCCCTTATTATGTCTTGTTACACTTTCCCTTTATCAAGTTATCGCCATAACTTGCAGCAGGAGAACACAATGAAAAAATTACGCTTTATGCTCGTCATCTCGCTACTCATCGTAGGCAGCTTAGCTTTGTCAGGTTGTGCTGGCGAAGCAGATACCACCGGCTTGGTAGGAGAAGCCGGGCCGCCAGGTCCGATGGGGCCAGCAGGCCCTCAGGGTGAAACCGGGCCGCCGGCCACAGCGCTCACCTTCAGCGCAGAATACGCTGGCAGCCGAATTTGCAGCGGATGTCATACCGATATTTCCGCCACCTTTGGCGATACCGGGCACGCCTGGGGATTATCGTCGATCAAAGACGGCCTGCCCCCTAACTACCCCTTTACACAGGTTTTTGTGCCCCCGGATGGCTATAACTGGAAGGACATCAGCTTTGTGATTGGCGGCTATAACTGGAAAGCGCTCTTTGTCGATCAGCAGGGTTATCTCATCACCGCTGCGCCCGATGCTGCGGGTGATGCAGAATATCTCAATCAGTATAATTTTGCCAATCCGTATGCCGACAAGCGCGCCGGATGGGTCAGCTATCACGCCGGGGAAGCAGAACTGCCCTTTGACTGTGGCACCTGCCACACGACGGGATACAGCCCCAAAGGCAACCAGAACGACCAACCTGGATTTGTGGGCACCTGGTCGGAAGCAGGCATCCAATGCGAAGCCTGCCACGGGCCTGGTAGCCTGCACGCCAAGAATCCCGAGGGTTTCCAAATGTTAGTGGACCGCGACGCTGAAGCCTGCGGCGAGTGCCATGTACGCGGCGTAGTTGAAGAAGTAGATGCTGAGGCTGGCTTCATCCAGCACCATGAACAGTTTGAAGAACTCTTCCAGAGCAAACATATTGCCCTGGATTGCGTACTCTGCCACGACCCACACACTGGCGTGGTTCAGTTACGTCAGCGCGATCAGCAAACCACACGCACACAATGCGAAGATTGCCACTTCATGGAAGCCCGCTTCCAGAATAATGCACGCCATGCCGAAATCAACTTCGACTGTGTAGAATGCCATATGCCGCGGTTAGTACAAAGCGCCTGGGCTAATCTCGACTTATTTACTGCCGATATTCGCACTCACGAGATGGCAATTGACCCCTATCAGGTCAATCAATTCAACGCCGATGGTACGTTGGCATCCTCACAAATTTCGCTCGATTATGCCTGCCGCCATTGCCACGTAGAGGGAATGGTTACGCCACTCAGTGACGCAGAACTACTCGACGCGGCTATCAATTACCACAGCCGCGAGTCATCCTCGCGTTAGCTTGTTCGTGCCATTTGGCAACTATGAAGTAGAGGTTCACTATGAAGCGTTTCAAAACCTGGATTAAAAGTTTTTTCTTCCCACCTGAGGGTACCCCCAAATGGCAGCGCGTGATGCCCTATGCCGTGCTGGGCGTGCTCACGCTGATTACGCTTATCGGTGGGGCATATGGCTGGGAATATACGAACTCGCCCGAATTCTGCGGCACAGCCTGCCATACCATGCCGCCAGAATACACCACCTATCTCGTTTCACCGCATGCCCGCGTCGATTGTGTAGACTGCCATATCGGCAAAGGCTTTATCGCCACGCGCATCACCCGTAAGGCGGGCGATCTCAAGCATGTTACCGCCATGCTCTTCCACTCCTACGAATTTCCCATCACCGCCCACAAGTTACGCCCGGCGCAGGAAACCTGCGAATTATGCCACTTCCCCGAAAAATTTTCGGATGACAGCCTGCGGGAAATTGAGCGTTTCAGCAATGATGTAGCGAACACCCCCCAGACGACTTTCCTGGTGATGAACACGGGGGGCGGGAGCGAGCAATTGGGGCTGGGGCGCGGTATCCACTGGCATATTGTCAACCCCGTAGAGTATCTGGCGCTGGATGTGGAAAAACAGGACATCCCCTATATCCGCGTTGTCGAAGATGATGGCTCGGTTTCAGAATATATTGATATTGAGGCCGATATTGACCCCGCCACCATCAACCCCGAAGACCTGGAAGTGATGGACTGCGTGACCTGTCATAACCGCATCACACATCTGGTAACATCTCCCGAAGACACAGTAGACCAACTGATGGCCCGCGGGTTGATCTCCAGCGAGATTCCCGAGATTCGCCTGAAGGCGATTGAAGTATACAGTCAAATCTACGACACCACCGAAAAGGGACTCAACGGCATCGCCGGGTTGGAAGGCTACTACGAAACCTATTATCCAGAGTTTTATGCCGAAAATCAGGCAGTGCTGGACGAGGCGATTGCCCTGCTGCAAGAAGCCTATGCCGCCAGTGTATATCCCGAACAGAACTCCGATTGGAACAGCCACCCCAATAATGTAGGTCACAAAGAAACGCCAGGCTGTTTCCGCTGTCACGATGGCAAACATCTCAACGCCCTCGATGAAGCCATCCGGCTGGAGTGTAATCTGTGCCATTCTATTCCTGAGGTAGCCGGACCTTCTGATTTTATCGCCAATATCGAAATCAGCCGCGGGCCGGAGCCTTCTTCGCATCTCAACCCCAACTGGATTGCGCTGCACCGTGATACTTTTGACCCCACCTGCGAGAACTGCCACACTACAGAGAACCCGGGCGGTACCGAGAATATTTCATTCTGCTCGAACAGCGCCTGTCATGGCAATGTGTGGGAGCACGCCGGGTTCGACGCCCCCGGGCTGCGCGAA harbors:
- a CDS encoding cytochrome c maturation protein CcmE, translated to MEETNITQTGSRNRMKFIMGGAMIVAAVIYLIVSSTQASAQYFLTIDELVARADEVSDRDLRISGAVIGDSIEYDSENLILTFDVAHVAGDNDELEAEGGLAAALNAAVMDPTRSRITVVYEGPIPDLLQNEAQAIMTGRLQGDGTFLADELLLKCPTKYEEAVPEQAGE